In a single window of the Pocillopora verrucosa isolate sample1 chromosome 4, ASM3666991v2, whole genome shotgun sequence genome:
- the LOC131775555 gene encoding E3 ubiquitin-protein ligase TRIM71 isoform X2 has product MTSAVRVIEQINEQLMCAICLDRLTAPVFLKCLHTFCSQCLHRIVNNHPSSSITCPTCRAETPIPDKGVDMLMPNFFVNQMLDLVHLKSEELKKEIREENKCQACENEKTADLATSRCVDCKKDLCTSCVAEHKRAHSTLDHRIIATIEDEGQQESQELDRYSLSFCKYHTRNVIKYFCNTCDEAICRVCTILEHREHQYVYPKEALPARRGAIAEQLEQAKIRIPELKKTLSGVQEMSKRLTECREAIAKEISENVQARIEALREGQNELLKHLDQIHDGKQKVLGLQKDSIELELGKLAGCCEFADNVLKFGNEVEVLQMKGRLESLNGVKIQFEPEEDDTIQYVHDPATTKTVSESLGSIRASSTFASISYASGDGIHTARVKMETTFRLTTKDRHGKRCKGGDRVTVDISQPDGIPLSSTIRDEDGTYTVTYMPEVNGKHEVSVAIQDKPIMGSPFTVLVVNRREYADVGPTLHRFGQYGSKKREFKSPFGVAVDNESYIYVADSYNHRIQIFGPRGEFVSQFGSHGERKGEFNCPTDVALDSKGRIIVCDNGNNRIQVLSRNGAFIGKFGREGTGNGYFKSPWGVATSRKNDILVADMENHRVQVFSSDGKFLTKIGCFGDRAGQFNSPCYLLVNPEDDHIFVSDSKNHRIQEFDKNGKVLRQIGSQGTGEGQFSHPRGLAIDIAGNLVIADMGNHRLQILAANGKFVKEAGSEGSGDGQLSFPESVAIMPNSGYIVVSDLSNNRIQVF; this is encoded by the exons ATGACTTCCGCTGTTAGGGTTATCGAACAGATCAACGAGCAGCTGATGTGCGCCATTTGCTTGGATCGCCTGACTGCTCCGGTGTTCCTAAAATGCCTGCACACGTTCTGTTCACAATGTTTGCATAGAATCGTCAATAATCACCCGTCATCCTCGATTACCTGCCCCACATGCCGCGCAGAGACCCCGATCCCGGACAAAGGAGTCGATATGCTAATGCCAAACTTTTTTGTGAATCAAATGCTGGATCTGGTTCACTTGAAATCGGAAGAGCTGAAGAAAGAAATACGCGAGGAGAATAAGTGCCAAGCCTGTGAAAACGAGAAAACAGCGGACTTGGCCACTTCACGATGCGTGGACTGTAAGAAGGACTTGTGCACGAGTTGCGTGGCAGAGCACAAGCGGGCCCATTCCACACTCGACCATAGGATAATTGCCACAATCGAAGATGAAGGTCAGCAGGAGAGTCAAGAGTTGGATAGATATAGCCTATCGTTTTGCAAGTACCACACTAGGAATGTCATCAAGTATTTTTGCAACACGTGCGATGAAGCCATTTGTCGTGTTTGCACAATTCTAGAGCACCGAGAGCACCAGTACGTCTACCCTAAGGAGGCTTTACCAGCCAGAAGGGGTGCCATCGCAGAGCAGCTAGAACAAGCTAAGATACGCATACCTGAATTGAAGAAAACGCTGTCCGGAGTGCAAGAAATGTCAAAAAGGCTTACGGAGTGTAGAGAAGCAATTGCAAAGGAAATCAGCGAGAACGTGCAGGCACGAATTGAAGCACTACGTGAGGGTCAAAACGAGCTCCTAAAGCACCTGGATCAAATTCATGACGGGAAACAGAAAGTGTTGGGCTTGCAAAAGGACAGTATTGAGTTGGAACTGGGAAAGCTTGCAGGCTGTTGCGAGTTTGCTGACAACGTCTTAAAGTTCGGCAACGAAGTGGAGGTTCTGCAGATGAAAGGGCGCTTAGAATCCTTGAATGGTGTAAAGATTCAGTTCGAGCCCGAAGAAGATGACACAATTCAATATGTTCACGATCCAGCCACAACGAAGACTGTGTCGGAGTCACTCGGGAGCATCCGGGCAAGTAGCACTTTTGCCTCGATCTCATACGCTAGCGGAGATGGGATCCATACTGCGCGTGTCAAAATGGAGACAACTTTCCGGCTGACAACCAAGGATCGACATGGCAAAAGGTGTAAAGGAGGAGACAGGGTCACAGTGGACATAAGCCAACCCGATGGGATACCTCTGTCGTCAACGATCAGGGATGAAG ATGGCACCTACACTGTGACTTACATGCCAGAAGTGAATGGTAAACATGAAGTCTCTGTCGCTATTCAGGACAAGCCGATCATGGGAAGCCCCTTCACTGTGCTTGTTGTCAACCGCCGAGAATATGCCGACGTTGGCCCGACACTTCATCGATTTGGACAGTATGGCAGCAAAAAGCGCGAGTTTAAATCCCCTTTCGGCGTGGCGGTTGACAACGAGAGCTACATCTATGTAGCCGATAGCTATAATCACCGGATACAAATATTCGGTCCACGGGGAGAATTCGTTTCACAGTTTGGTTCTCATGGGGAACGCAAAGGAGAGTTTAACTGCCCGACGGACGTCGCTCTGGATAGTAAGGGAAGAATCATTGTCTGTGATAATGGCAACAATAGAATCCAGGTCCTTAGTCGGAATGGCGCATTTATCGGAAAATTTGGCCGTGAGGGTACGGGAAACGGTTACTTTAAATCCCCCTGGGGGGTTGCGACCTCCCGAAAGAATGATATCCTAgttgctgacatggagaatcACCGGGTGCAAGTTTTCTCTTCCGACGGGAAATTCTTGACAAAAATTGGCTGTTTTGGCGATCGCGCAGGGCAGTTTAACTCTCCGTGTTACCTCCTTGTCAATCCGGAAGATGACCATATATTCGTTTCTGACTCCAAAAATCATCGCATCCAAGAGTTCGACAAAAATGGGAAGGTTCTCCGCCAAATTGGATCCCAAGGAACTGGAGAGGGGCAGTTTTCACATCCCCGTGGGTTAGCCATCGATATCGCCGGAAATCTCGTGATAGCTGACATGGGAAATCATCGTTTGCAGATATTGGCTGCTAACGGTAAGTTTGTAAAGGAGGCTGGCTCCGAGGGTAGCGGAGACGGACAATTGTCTTTTCCAGAGAGCGTTGCGATAATGCCAAATAGCGGATACATTGTTGTGTCAGATCTTAGCAATAACCGCATTCAAGTGTTTTAA
- the LOC131775555 gene encoding E3 ubiquitin-protein ligase TRIM71 isoform X1 — MTSAVRVIEQINEQLMCAICLDRLTAPVFLKCLHTFCSQCLHRIVNNHPSSSITCPTCRAETPIPDKGVDMLMPNFFVNQMLDLVHLKSEELKKEIREENKCQACENEKTADLATSRCVDCKKDLCTSCVAEHKRAHSTLDHRIIATIEDEGQQESQELDRYSLSFCKYHTRNVIKYFCNTCDEAICRVCTILEHREHQYVYPKEALPARRGAIAEQLEQAKIRIPELKKTLSGVQEMSKRLTECREAIAKEISENVQARIEALREGQNELLKHLDQIHDGKQKVLGLQKDSIELELGKLAGCCEFADNVLKFGNEVEVLQMKGRLESLNGVKIQFEPEEDDTIQYVHDPATTKTVSESLGSIRASSTFASISYASGDGIHTARVKMETTFRLTTKDRHGKRCKGGDRVTVDISQPDGIPLSSTIRDEGDGTYTVTYMPEVNGKHEVSVAIQDKPIMGSPFTVLVVNRREYADVGPTLHRFGQYGSKKREFKSPFGVAVDNESYIYVADSYNHRIQIFGPRGEFVSQFGSHGERKGEFNCPTDVALDSKGRIIVCDNGNNRIQVLSRNGAFIGKFGREGTGNGYFKSPWGVATSRKNDILVADMENHRVQVFSSDGKFLTKIGCFGDRAGQFNSPCYLLVNPEDDHIFVSDSKNHRIQEFDKNGKVLRQIGSQGTGEGQFSHPRGLAIDIAGNLVIADMGNHRLQILAANGKFVKEAGSEGSGDGQLSFPESVAIMPNSGYIVVSDLSNNRIQVF; from the exons ATGACTTCCGCTGTTAGGGTTATCGAACAGATCAACGAGCAGCTGATGTGCGCCATTTGCTTGGATCGCCTGACTGCTCCGGTGTTCCTAAAATGCCTGCACACGTTCTGTTCACAATGTTTGCATAGAATCGTCAATAATCACCCGTCATCCTCGATTACCTGCCCCACATGCCGCGCAGAGACCCCGATCCCGGACAAAGGAGTCGATATGCTAATGCCAAACTTTTTTGTGAATCAAATGCTGGATCTGGTTCACTTGAAATCGGAAGAGCTGAAGAAAGAAATACGCGAGGAGAATAAGTGCCAAGCCTGTGAAAACGAGAAAACAGCGGACTTGGCCACTTCACGATGCGTGGACTGTAAGAAGGACTTGTGCACGAGTTGCGTGGCAGAGCACAAGCGGGCCCATTCCACACTCGACCATAGGATAATTGCCACAATCGAAGATGAAGGTCAGCAGGAGAGTCAAGAGTTGGATAGATATAGCCTATCGTTTTGCAAGTACCACACTAGGAATGTCATCAAGTATTTTTGCAACACGTGCGATGAAGCCATTTGTCGTGTTTGCACAATTCTAGAGCACCGAGAGCACCAGTACGTCTACCCTAAGGAGGCTTTACCAGCCAGAAGGGGTGCCATCGCAGAGCAGCTAGAACAAGCTAAGATACGCATACCTGAATTGAAGAAAACGCTGTCCGGAGTGCAAGAAATGTCAAAAAGGCTTACGGAGTGTAGAGAAGCAATTGCAAAGGAAATCAGCGAGAACGTGCAGGCACGAATTGAAGCACTACGTGAGGGTCAAAACGAGCTCCTAAAGCACCTGGATCAAATTCATGACGGGAAACAGAAAGTGTTGGGCTTGCAAAAGGACAGTATTGAGTTGGAACTGGGAAAGCTTGCAGGCTGTTGCGAGTTTGCTGACAACGTCTTAAAGTTCGGCAACGAAGTGGAGGTTCTGCAGATGAAAGGGCGCTTAGAATCCTTGAATGGTGTAAAGATTCAGTTCGAGCCCGAAGAAGATGACACAATTCAATATGTTCACGATCCAGCCACAACGAAGACTGTGTCGGAGTCACTCGGGAGCATCCGGGCAAGTAGCACTTTTGCCTCGATCTCATACGCTAGCGGAGATGGGATCCATACTGCGCGTGTCAAAATGGAGACAACTTTCCGGCTGACAACCAAGGATCGACATGGCAAAAGGTGTAAAGGAGGAGACAGGGTCACAGTGGACATAAGCCAACCCGATGGGATACCTCTGTCGTCAACGATCAGGGATGAAG GAGATGGCACCTACACTGTGACTTACATGCCAGAAGTGAATGGTAAACATGAAGTCTCTGTCGCTATTCAGGACAAGCCGATCATGGGAAGCCCCTTCACTGTGCTTGTTGTCAACCGCCGAGAATATGCCGACGTTGGCCCGACACTTCATCGATTTGGACAGTATGGCAGCAAAAAGCGCGAGTTTAAATCCCCTTTCGGCGTGGCGGTTGACAACGAGAGCTACATCTATGTAGCCGATAGCTATAATCACCGGATACAAATATTCGGTCCACGGGGAGAATTCGTTTCACAGTTTGGTTCTCATGGGGAACGCAAAGGAGAGTTTAACTGCCCGACGGACGTCGCTCTGGATAGTAAGGGAAGAATCATTGTCTGTGATAATGGCAACAATAGAATCCAGGTCCTTAGTCGGAATGGCGCATTTATCGGAAAATTTGGCCGTGAGGGTACGGGAAACGGTTACTTTAAATCCCCCTGGGGGGTTGCGACCTCCCGAAAGAATGATATCCTAgttgctgacatggagaatcACCGGGTGCAAGTTTTCTCTTCCGACGGGAAATTCTTGACAAAAATTGGCTGTTTTGGCGATCGCGCAGGGCAGTTTAACTCTCCGTGTTACCTCCTTGTCAATCCGGAAGATGACCATATATTCGTTTCTGACTCCAAAAATCATCGCATCCAAGAGTTCGACAAAAATGGGAAGGTTCTCCGCCAAATTGGATCCCAAGGAACTGGAGAGGGGCAGTTTTCACATCCCCGTGGGTTAGCCATCGATATCGCCGGAAATCTCGTGATAGCTGACATGGGAAATCATCGTTTGCAGATATTGGCTGCTAACGGTAAGTTTGTAAAGGAGGCTGGCTCCGAGGGTAGCGGAGACGGACAATTGTCTTTTCCAGAGAGCGTTGCGATAATGCCAAATAGCGGATACATTGTTGTGTCAGATCTTAGCAATAACCGCATTCAAGTGTTTTAA
- the LOC131775540 gene encoding high mobility group protein 20A-like translates to MDLEENPTLHADSSLVNGTSCATATALAQVLDSQAISSTSLATFSVTSVPGSTGLAVLTPTLDGTTTVTSLPGFTLSSFDPVDVKHVGDSNELAVATVGEDGSLHFTATTHNGVTGYHASQGSQTLPTSEADFVSDLSQVEILSGGESEGGSAEETVCQETQTTTAVSNSHGDVEKPEYMYVQKKKGGWPKGKKRRKTFRDSNAPKAPLTGYVRFLNEQREKVRAERPDLNFPEVTKLLGAQWSKLSTEEKQRYLDEAEKDKERYMMELEAYQKTDAYKNFLKKQAERKRKNLENSDSLDGLSNGIELCAEDDLYCKPCNQYFNNLHNKREHILGRKHKLTVSGKLNESEEEEELPGFNAPVFTEEFLKHNEMREDELRQLRKAATEFEEQNSLTSKHVESLKQAIEKIEMETNQQRNANMVLLNHLSNLRTALVQAFANLVLPGTNEVPTLDTIDSYMTRLYSVILDSPQENEGLIRNVREIVSRLGFPNDAEKSLNLTE, encoded by the exons ATGGACCTTGAGGAAAATCCGACATTGCACGCTGACTCTTCGCTTGTAAACGGAACGAGTTGCGCGACAGCCACCGCGCTAGCACAGGTTTTGGACTCACAGGCTATATCCAGCACCTCTCTTGCAACCTTTTCTGTAACTTCGGTACCAGGGTCGACTGGCTTGGCGGTTCTTACTCCAACACTTGATGGGACCACAACTGTAACATCCTTACCCGGCTTTACTCTTTCCAGTTTTGATCCTGTGGACGTGAAACACGTGGGTGATTCCAACGAATTAGCTGTAGCGACTGTTGGGGAAGACGGCAG TCTACATTTTACAGCCACGACTCACAATGGAGTCACCGGTTATCACGCATCTCAAGGGAGTCAAACTTTACCAACATCTGAAGCAGATTTTGTATCTGACCTCAGTCAAG TGGAGATTTTGAGTGGTGGAGAAAGTGAAGGGGGCTCAGCAGAGGAAACCGTTTGTCAGGAGACTCAGACCACAACAGCTGTGTCCAACTCCCATGGAGATGTGGAGAAACCAGAG tacatgtatgttcagaaaaagaaaggagGCTGGCCAAAGGGAAAGAAACGTCGTAAAACATTCCGAGACAGCAATGCACCAAAGGCACCCTTAACTGGATATGTGAGGTTCCTTAATGAACAGCGAGAAAAGGTCCGAGCGGAGCGCCCTGATTTAAATTTCCCAGAAGTTACAAAACTACTTGGTGCTCAGTGGAGTAAACTGTCTACTGAAGAAAAGCAA cGATATTTAGATGAAGCAGAGAAAGATAAAGAAAGATACATGATGGAATTAGAAGCATACCAAAAAACAGATGCTTATAAGAACTTTTTGAAGAAGCAAGCGGaacggaaaagaaaaa ATCTGGAGAACTCTGACAGTCTAGATGGCTTATCAAATGGAATTGAA CTTTGTGCAGAAGACGATCTTTACTGCAAACCCTGCAATCAGTACTTTAACAACCTTCACAACAAGAGAGAACACATTCTTGGTCGTAAGCACAAACTGACAGTGTCTGGAAAGTTAAACGAaagtgaagaagaggaagaattACCTGGATTTAACGCTCCTGTGTTCACGGAAGAGTTCCTTAAACACAATGAAA TGCGTGAAGACGAACTGAGACAGCTTCGCAAAGCGGCCACCGAATTTGAAGAACAGAATTCACTCACCTCCAAACACGTGGAGAGCTTAAAACAAGCGatagaaaaaatagaaatggaGACAAATCAACAACGAAATGCCAACATGGTGTTACTCAATCATCTGAGCAATCTTCGTACAGCCCTTGTGCAAGCGTTTGCGAACTTGGTACTTCCTGGCACCAACGAGGTTCCTACATTAGATACTATTGACTCATATATGACCAGATTGTATTCAGTTATACTGGACTCGCCGCAAGAAAATGAGGGACTCATAAGAAATGTGCGAGAGATCGTGTCACGCCTCGGATTTCCAAA CGATGCAGAGAAAAGTCTGAATTTGACAGAATAG
- the LOC131775539 gene encoding uncharacterized protein yields MDGAMSTFGLPPFDIGQDFSIPPHLRNPENFNARFPNARFPSAISNIFRAGDYASKSVSDDHGGRHMDMSNGIEDISEIGDNELPISVAAMNEPYLTSGTTTLGCTQQQHSSLHTTIPPLQSSNFFSDPVTSEADSYSRDMPFASPMDFNIKNEQEPRFHLNPSSAISSISSALQPNKPNIMRSIYGPNLNPSFPDPASQSMYTYIHQTPVSNDSKAPQFYRPFPGFPPFDTPESIQDNHGFSKSDDSRIFSPVPSSHRPQIIDRQKPQGTNRADAHDVEDVDDANRCKNTVEGTKTSVRRLKKWYKDKYGKSIDMNTVTRQMALEMLKDFFLEIRDTRPGKEGNEYEPVTLTTYRNGLRRYFLERKCPPAVENFDLADREFDVVNYGLVSKRNELKRKGKGNHPNVVESITEEQLERMWASGAIGVHAPRPLLRLQWWINTVSHGIRGRMAHHDLSIDDFRISRGPDGKIIIDHMKAGNKRPRADEEKDNPRSKKKCKARVAATDGSERDPVRAFEVYLRHRPPGISSFYLTPKHKPKGDIWFNKVPMGKNSIGRIMREIKAIAGIG; encoded by the coding sequence ATGGACGGTGCTATGAGTACGTTTGGTCTGCCACCGTTCGACATTGGTCAAGATTTTAGTATTCCGCCTCATTTACGCAACCCGGAAAATTTTAATGCTCGCTTTCCCAATGCACGTTTTCCCAGCGCAATTTCGAACATTTTCAGGGCCGGAGATTACGCCAGCAAAAGCGTTAGTGACGATCATGGCGGTCGCCACATGGATATGAGCAATGGAATAGAAGACATCTCCGAAATTGGAGACAACGAGCTGCCCATTTCTGTGGCCGCTATGAATGAACCTTATCTTACCTCGGGGACTACGACGCTTGGATGCACACAACAACAACACAGTTCTTTACACACAACGATTCCGCCGCTGCAATCGTCCAATTTTTTCTCCGACCCCGTCACTTCTGAAGCGGACTCTTATTCGAGGGACATGCCATTCGCGAGCCCTATGGATTTCAATATAAAGAACGAACAAGAGCCTCGATTTCACCTAAATCCAAGTTCTGCTATCTCAAGCATATCGAGTGCACTACAGCCCAACAAACCAAACATCATGCGTTCGATTTACGGCCCCAACTTAAATCCCTCTTTCCCAGATCCAGCCTCTCAGTCGATGTACACTTACATTCATCAAACGCCGGTAAGCAACGATTCAAAAGCGCCGCAGTTTTACCGACCGTTTCCCGGCTTCCCGCCTTTTGATACGCCAGAATCCATTCAGGACAATCACGGCTTTTCAAAGTCAGACGACAGCCGAATTTTTTCCCCGGTTCCCAGCAGTCACAGGCCTCAGATTATCGACCGTCAAAAGCCACAAGGCACCAACCGAGCGGACGCTCACGACGTTGAAGATGTTGACGATGCTAACCGTTGTAAAAACACAGTGGAAGGTACTAAAACGTCAGTTCGTCGCCTCAAGAAGTGGTACAAAGACAAGTACGGCAAATCTATCGACATGAACACTGTTACACGCCAAATGGCTCTAGAAATGttgaaagatttctttctcGAAATTCGCGACACGCGGCCAGGTAAAGAAGGAAACGAATACGAACCTGTGACACTGACAACGTACAGAAATGGTCTGAGGAGATATTTCCTCGAAAGAAAGTGTCCACCCGCTGTAGAAAACTTCGATTTGGCCGATCGAGAATTCGATGTAGTCAACTATGGCCTGGTCTCAAAGAGGAACGAGCTCAAGcgcaaaggaaaaggaaaccACCCAAACGTGGTTGAAAGCATTACCGAAGAGCAGTTAGAGAGAATGTGGGCCTCGGGAGCTATTGGAGTGCACGCACCGAGACCTTTATTACGACTCCAGTGGTGGATTAACACAGTCAGTCATGGAATAAGAGGACGCATGGCCCACCATGACCTAAGCATCGATGACTTTCGCATCTCTCGCGGCCCAGACGGCAAGATCATAATTGACCACATGAAAGCTGGGAACAAGAGACCAAGGGCGGACGAAGAGAAAGACAACCCTAGAAGCAAGAAAAAGTGCAAAGCCCGGGTAGCAGCCACCGATGGAAGCGAACGAGATCCCGTACGTGCGTTCGAGGTGTACCTCCGTCACCGTCCACCTGGTATCTCGTCGTTTTATCTCACCCCCAAGCACAAGCCTAAGGGAGATATCTGGTTCAATAAAGTGCCCATGGGCAAAAATTCTATTGGAAGAATCATGAGGGAAATCAAGGCAATTGCTGGGATAGGATAA